In uncultured Umboniibacter sp., one genomic interval encodes:
- a CDS encoding alpha-glucosidase — MKILKGFGLIGLLLLVVFFEDWRWWSWERNDLNVEVIGHWELEGISVELNPWHLIIRNADGEIVLRNVRGERFLDVHPQPVTLQEHRGMVSAEVDLSWSSCEQSVSQVSLDSDTPEVMTISGQLICSTQAFPYQLTIDSINDHQFTLELEQRSEALFASEMLLSLMFEMPTDEAAIGFGAQFSHLNMRGLLLPIIVSEQGIGRGVEPLTSMVDWTAGAGGKWHSSYAPIPWFFTSYGRAFWLNNDEPSWFDFRSSDRAMISTAASQLKMKVYLADSPKQFISEFTADTGRMSAPPTWVDQGLIAGVQGGSEAWSKIDRLRAAGVPLAGVWLQDWVGQRKTSFGKQLWWNWALDTGHYPHWQQQVELLAEADIRVLGYLNPFLVESPRLPAEEDMWHRLNAVNAFVEDVDGEPIPFPNTSFSANLVDLFQPAASELLQQEVRAEIDALNWSGWMADFAEAYPGEGGAEGLAKHNRYPVLWSQFNQELAHQLQIEEPLIWHRSAFTGSAGVGGVFWLGDQLVDWDEHDGIKSAVTGLLSASLSGLSVNHSDIGGYTTIDHPLAEVHRSPELLKRWLELNAFGLIFRSHEGNLPDVNAQIYDEELLASTRAMTEVFSSLGSYRRHLYDEMERTGIPPVRHPLIEYPDVTRFWGLRYEQFFLGSDLLVAPVLDKGVDEVVVIIPPGEWRHWWTGNVYSGTSAGKVIKVAAPIGQPAAFTRIGGVLDE; from the coding sequence ATGAAAATTCTTAAGGGGTTTGGGTTAATCGGGCTACTATTGCTCGTTGTCTTCTTCGAAGATTGGCGCTGGTGGTCTTGGGAGCGGAATGACCTCAACGTTGAGGTGATTGGTCATTGGGAGCTCGAAGGAATTAGCGTTGAGCTTAATCCCTGGCATTTAATTATTCGCAATGCCGATGGTGAGATTGTCTTGAGAAATGTCCGCGGCGAGCGCTTTTTGGATGTTCACCCGCAGCCGGTGACTCTTCAAGAACACCGTGGCATGGTTTCGGCGGAGGTTGATCTTTCGTGGTCGAGTTGCGAACAGTCAGTGAGCCAAGTTTCGCTTGATAGTGATACCCCTGAAGTAATGACTATTAGCGGTCAGCTGATATGCAGCACGCAAGCATTTCCCTACCAACTGACAATAGATTCAATCAATGATCATCAGTTCACGCTTGAATTGGAACAGCGCTCAGAAGCGCTATTTGCTTCCGAGATGCTTCTCAGCTTAATGTTCGAAATGCCAACGGATGAAGCGGCGATAGGCTTTGGAGCGCAGTTTAGTCATCTTAATATGCGTGGTCTCTTGTTACCGATTATTGTCTCGGAACAGGGCATCGGCAGAGGCGTTGAACCGTTAACTTCAATGGTTGACTGGACGGCTGGAGCGGGCGGTAAATGGCATTCAAGTTATGCGCCGATACCGTGGTTCTTTACCTCGTATGGCAGAGCGTTTTGGTTGAATAATGACGAACCGAGTTGGTTTGATTTTCGCTCATCGGACCGAGCGATGATCAGCACCGCGGCTAGTCAACTCAAGATGAAAGTCTACTTGGCGGACAGCCCAAAACAGTTTATATCGGAATTTACCGCCGATACTGGGCGGATGTCAGCACCGCCGACGTGGGTGGATCAAGGCTTAATTGCAGGAGTGCAGGGCGGCAGTGAAGCCTGGTCGAAAATCGATCGCCTTCGCGCTGCGGGAGTCCCGTTAGCGGGTGTCTGGCTTCAGGACTGGGTGGGGCAACGGAAGACGAGTTTCGGTAAACAGCTCTGGTGGAATTGGGCTCTGGATACGGGGCATTACCCTCACTGGCAGCAGCAGGTTGAGCTGTTAGCTGAAGCGGATATTAGAGTTTTAGGTTATCTAAACCCCTTTCTGGTTGAATCCCCTCGCTTACCGGCGGAAGAGGATATGTGGCACCGACTAAACGCCGTCAATGCTTTTGTGGAGGATGTCGACGGAGAGCCAATACCCTTCCCAAATACTTCGTTTTCAGCGAATCTCGTTGACCTATTTCAACCCGCGGCGAGTGAGTTGTTGCAGCAAGAAGTTCGTGCCGAAATAGACGCTCTGAATTGGAGTGGCTGGATGGCAGACTTTGCCGAAGCCTATCCGGGCGAGGGCGGTGCTGAAGGCTTAGCGAAGCATAATCGTTATCCCGTTCTGTGGAGTCAGTTTAATCAAGAATTAGCCCATCAACTGCAAATCGAGGAGCCCTTAATCTGGCACCGTTCAGCTTTTACCGGGTCGGCGGGTGTTGGCGGTGTCTTCTGGCTAGGGGATCAACTGGTTGATTGGGATGAGCATGATGGTATTAAATCTGCAGTCACCGGTCTGCTATCGGCATCTCTCTCGGGTCTCTCAGTCAATCACTCTGACATTGGCGGCTACACCACCATCGATCATCCTCTTGCTGAAGTACATCGAAGCCCTGAGCTACTAAAACGCTGGCTTGAGTTGAACGCCTTTGGATTAATCTTTCGCTCCCATGAAGGGAACCTTCCGGATGTTAATGCTCAGATTTATGATGAAGAGCTGTTGGCGAGTACCCGAGCGATGACTGAAGTGTTTAGTTCGCTGGGAAGCTATCGACGACATTTATATGATGAAATGGAGCGCACCGGAATCCCGCCAGTCCGTCATCCTTTGATAGAATATCCAGATGTTACGCGTTTTTGGGGGCTTCGTTATGAACAGTTCTTTTTGGGCTCGGATCTATTAGTTGCACCTGTTCTAGATAAAGGTGTCGACGAAGTGGTGGTGATCATTCCTCCGGGCGAGTGGCGTCACTGGTGGACGGGGAATGTTTACTCGGGTACTTCGGCGGGGAAAGTTATCAAGGTTGCTGCCCCAATTGGTCAGCCGGCGGCATTTACCCGAATTGGCGGGGTACTTGATGAATAA